Proteins from a single region of Chengkuizengella sediminis:
- a CDS encoding ribonuclease J produces MSKKNNKITIFALGGAGEIGKNMYVVQYGNDIVVVDSGLKFPEEDMLGIDIVIPDTTYLKENIDLVRGIILTHGHEDHIGGLPYVLRELNVPIYGTKLTLGLVENKLREANLLGSTKRVLIHADSEITLGSMTATFFKTNHSIPDSVGVCLDTPEGVIVHTGDFKFDHTPVNDQYADLHRMADIGNKGVLALLSDSTNAERPGYTGSEKNVGAELERAFREAKQRIVVATFASNIHRIQQVIDAAVNTNRYLTVIGRSMVNVVGIASELGYLRVPEGMLIEPDEVNKLAADRVVILSTGSQGEPMSALTRMARSTHRKIDILPGDTVIIAATPIPGNEKFVGRTVDELFRLGANVIYGPGSTSGVHVSGHGSQEELKLMLNLMRPKYFIPIHGEYRMLRQHGKLAESVGIEAENIFIVDNGDIVEIQNGSARKASKVPAGNVLIDGLGVGDVGNIVLRDRKLLSQDGILVIVVTLSKQEGKILSGPDIISRGFVYVRESEGLLDEANKIVSATLNKLMNDNVNEWASLKTHVKEALGRFLYEQTKRRPMILPIIMEV; encoded by the coding sequence TTGTCTAAAAAAAATAATAAAATAACCATTTTTGCTCTTGGCGGCGCGGGTGAAATTGGTAAGAATATGTATGTAGTTCAATATGGAAATGATATTGTAGTAGTTGATTCTGGTTTGAAATTCCCTGAGGAAGATATGCTCGGCATAGATATTGTAATTCCTGATACGACTTACCTAAAGGAAAATATTGATTTAGTTAGAGGTATTATTCTTACACATGGACATGAAGATCATATCGGTGGACTGCCATATGTTTTGAGGGAGTTAAACGTTCCAATTTATGGGACTAAATTAACTCTAGGATTAGTTGAAAATAAATTGCGTGAAGCTAATTTATTAGGTTCAACAAAAAGGGTTTTAATTCATGCTGATTCTGAGATCACATTAGGGAGTATGACAGCAACGTTCTTTAAAACAAACCATAGTATTCCAGACTCTGTTGGTGTTTGTTTAGATACTCCTGAAGGTGTCATCGTTCATACTGGTGACTTTAAATTTGATCATACCCCAGTAAATGATCAATATGCTGATTTACATCGTATGGCTGATATTGGAAATAAAGGTGTATTAGCTTTATTGTCTGACAGTACAAATGCTGAACGTCCTGGATATACAGGATCAGAAAAAAATGTAGGTGCTGAATTAGAAAGAGCCTTTCGTGAAGCGAAGCAAAGAATCGTTGTTGCAACATTTGCTTCCAACATTCATCGAATTCAACAAGTCATTGATGCTGCGGTAAACACAAACCGTTATTTAACAGTGATTGGTCGAAGTATGGTTAATGTGGTTGGTATTGCATCAGAACTAGGATATTTGAGAGTTCCTGAAGGAATGTTGATTGAACCGGATGAAGTTAATAAACTAGCTGCTGATCGAGTAGTCATTTTATCAACCGGTAGTCAGGGTGAACCTATGTCTGCATTGACTCGTATGGCAAGATCAACTCATCGTAAAATAGATATATTACCTGGAGACACAGTCATTATTGCAGCCACACCAATTCCAGGAAATGAAAAATTTGTAGGTCGAACTGTAGATGAACTATTTAGACTTGGTGCAAATGTTATATATGGTCCGGGCAGCACTTCAGGTGTGCATGTCTCTGGACATGGAAGCCAAGAAGAACTTAAGTTGATGCTTAATTTGATGAGACCTAAGTACTTTATACCAATACATGGAGAATACCGTATGCTTAGACAGCATGGTAAATTAGCTGAATCCGTTGGAATCGAAGCAGAGAATATTTTTATTGTTGATAATGGAGATATAGTAGAGATACAAAACGGTTCCGCTCGTAAAGCTTCAAAAGTACCAGCTGGAAATGTACTTATAGACGGTTTAGGTGTAGGGGATGTTGGAAACATTGTGCTTAGAGATCGAAAGCTGTTATCTCAAGATGGTATTCTTGTTATAGTGGTCACTTTAAGTAAACAAGAAGGCAAGATTTTATCTGGACCAGATATCATTTCAAGAGGTTTCGTATACGTTCGTGAATCAGAAGGTTTACTTGATGAGGCAAATAAGATTGTATCAGCAACTTTAAATAAATTAATGAATGATAATGTAAATGAATGGGCTTCACTTAAAACACATGTTAAAGAAGCTCTAGGACGATTTTTATATGAACAAACCAAAAGAAGACCGATGATTTTACCAATCATTATGGAAGTATAA
- the dapA gene encoding 4-hydroxy-tetrahydrodipicolinate synthase, translated as MNVDFGRMMTAMVTPFDHNQKIDWEQTERLVDFLIEEQKNDCLVVCGTTGESPTLSDEEMIELFQKTIQFANGRCKIIAGTGSNNTKHAIEMTLEAEKIGVDGVLVVAPYYSRPNQQGLYEHFKTIAQSTSLPIMLYNIPKRSGVSIEAQTIIQLAQVPNIVATKEAHNDFDLISQIIFNTDHDFKVYSGDDSLTLPMLSIGAHGVVSVAGHIIGKEIKAMLTAYANGETEKAIELHQRCHPIFTGLFLCPSPSLVKYALGLLDMKVGGVRLPMTEATDEGKLHIRDLIDKI; from the coding sequence ATGAATGTGGATTTTGGAAGAATGATGACTGCAATGGTGACTCCTTTTGATCATAATCAGAAAATTGATTGGGAACAAACAGAAAGACTCGTTGATTTTTTAATTGAAGAGCAGAAGAATGATTGTTTAGTCGTTTGTGGTACAACAGGAGAGTCCCCTACTTTATCAGATGAAGAAATGATTGAGTTATTTCAAAAGACAATTCAATTTGCAAATGGTCGTTGTAAAATCATTGCGGGGACAGGTAGTAATAATACAAAACACGCCATAGAGATGACCTTGGAAGCGGAAAAAATAGGTGTTGACGGAGTACTTGTAGTAGCCCCTTATTATAGTCGTCCAAATCAACAAGGATTATATGAGCATTTTAAAACTATCGCACAATCTACAAGCTTACCTATTATGTTGTACAATATACCAAAAAGATCTGGAGTATCCATAGAGGCACAAACGATAATTCAATTAGCTCAAGTACCCAATATTGTTGCTACTAAAGAAGCTCATAATGATTTTGATTTAATTTCTCAAATTATTTTCAACACTGATCATGATTTTAAGGTATACAGTGGGGATGACAGTTTGACTTTACCTATGCTTTCTATTGGTGCACATGGTGTAGTTAGTGTGGCTGGTCATATTATTGGTAAAGAAATCAAAGCAATGTTGACTGCATATGCAAACGGAGAAACAGAAAAAGCAATTGAGTTGCATCAACGATGTCATCCGATTTTTACGGGTCTATTTTTATGTCCTAGTCCATCCTTAGTAAAATATGCTCTAGGCTTGTTAGATATGAAAGTAGGAGGAGTGCGTTTGCCTATGACGGAAGCTACGGATGAAGGTAAATTACACATTAGAGATTTAATTGATAAAATCTAG
- the dapG gene encoding aspartate kinase — translation MSILVQKFGGTSLSNEFARSHVIDHIKSAYEQNYKLVVIVSAMGRKGEPYATDTLLDLIKKNGNQLPPKETDLLLGCGEIISASVLCSLLNQDSISSEVLTGAQAGVLTNHQHNKALIKSIQPKRILQLLDQNKVVIITGYQGYNESGDLTTLGRGGSDTSATAIASAINAKMVDIFTDVDGILTADPRIVEDAKPLKKVSYIEICNMAQYGAKVVHPRAVEIAMHSNIPIRVRSTFSKDEGTLVTNNETLQEQSVVHDRFVTGITHVPNVSQIHITASQGQYDLQLKVFKAMAKQQISVDLINVTPSGVMYTVHDHEIKKAISTLHDLGYDPFYQSNCAKVSVIGGGINGVPGIMAKIVEALTEADIQILQSADSNTTIWVLIHANHVKMALKALHKKFNLHK, via the coding sequence GTGAGTATTTTAGTTCAAAAGTTTGGTGGTACTTCTTTGTCTAATGAATTTGCTAGATCTCATGTGATTGACCATATTAAAAGTGCGTACGAACAAAATTACAAACTGGTTGTTATTGTATCTGCAATGGGCAGAAAAGGAGAACCGTATGCAACAGATACATTACTCGATTTAATTAAAAAGAACGGAAATCAGCTTCCTCCGAAAGAAACCGATTTATTGTTGGGGTGTGGTGAAATCATTTCAGCTTCCGTTTTATGCAGTTTATTAAATCAGGATTCTATTTCGTCTGAAGTATTAACTGGTGCGCAAGCAGGTGTTTTAACCAATCATCAACATAATAAAGCGCTGATAAAATCTATACAACCAAAACGTATATTGCAGTTGTTAGATCAAAATAAAGTTGTGATCATTACTGGTTATCAAGGATATAATGAATCAGGTGATCTTACTACATTAGGGCGTGGTGGCAGTGACACGTCAGCAACAGCAATTGCATCAGCTATAAATGCAAAGATGGTTGATATTTTTACAGATGTGGATGGGATACTGACAGCTGATCCAAGAATTGTAGAAGATGCTAAACCTTTAAAAAAAGTATCTTATATTGAAATTTGTAATATGGCTCAGTATGGAGCTAAAGTTGTTCATCCTAGGGCTGTGGAAATTGCTATGCATTCTAATATTCCAATAAGAGTAAGGTCTACATTTTCCAAAGATGAAGGTACTTTAGTAACAAATAATGAAACATTACAGGAGCAAAGTGTTGTTCATGATCGTTTTGTAACAGGAATCACTCATGTACCCAATGTTTCACAGATCCATATTACTGCAAGTCAGGGACAATATGATCTTCAATTAAAAGTATTTAAAGCTATGGCAAAGCAACAAATTAGTGTGGATCTAATTAATGTTACACCTTCGGGTGTCATGTATACCGTTCATGATCATGAAATCAAAAAAGCAATTTCCACATTGCATGATTTAGGATATGATCCATTCTATCAATCAAATTGTGCAAAGGTATCGGTCATAGGCGGAGGAATAAATGGGGTTCCGGGTATTATGGCAAAAATTGTTGAAGCACTAACGGAAGCAGATATTCAAATATTACAATCTGCAGATTCTAATACTACAATTTGGGTATTAATCCATGCTAATCATGTGAAAATGGCTTTGAAGGCACTCCATAAAAAATTTAATTTACACAAATAA
- a CDS encoding aspartate-semialdehyde dehydrogenase, with the protein MTNQKLFNVAVVGSTGAVGGQIIKLLEERDFPINELKLLSSARSAGKKIEFKNKEITLEEATPNSFENIDIALFSAGGSVSMELVPHAVESGAICIDNTSAFRMDPDTPLIVPEVNIDQLNEHKGIIANPNCSTIQMVAALKPLYDRYGFSRIITSTYQAVSGSGKSAIDETIKQSRDFIEGKNVTPDILPVGGLPVKHQIAFNAIPQIDKFVDNGFTFEEMKMVNETKKIMGDESLEITVTCVRIPVIFGHSESVYVELHEDFDVEEVRTLLSEAPGIIVEDLPEEQKYPLATECAGKLDVFVGRIRKDLANPRGLNMWIVSDNLLKGAAWNAVQIAEYIAKQS; encoded by the coding sequence ATGACAAATCAAAAATTATTTAATGTAGCTGTAGTTGGATCTACTGGAGCCGTTGGTGGACAGATCATTAAACTATTGGAAGAAAGAGATTTCCCTATTAATGAACTGAAGTTACTTTCATCTGCTAGATCAGCTGGAAAAAAGATAGAGTTTAAAAATAAAGAAATCACATTAGAAGAAGCCACTCCCAATAGCTTTGAAAATATTGATATTGCATTGTTTAGCGCTGGGGGAAGTGTAAGTATGGAGCTTGTTCCACATGCGGTTGAAAGTGGAGCCATTTGTATAGATAATACAAGTGCATTTCGTATGGATCCAGATACTCCCTTAATTGTTCCAGAGGTAAATATAGATCAACTCAATGAGCATAAAGGTATCATTGCAAACCCGAATTGTTCTACAATTCAAATGGTAGCAGCTTTAAAGCCGTTATATGACCGTTATGGGTTTTCGAGAATTATTACATCCACATATCAAGCAGTATCAGGATCAGGAAAAAGTGCTATTGATGAAACGATTAAACAATCTAGAGATTTTATTGAAGGAAAAAATGTGACACCTGACATTTTACCTGTTGGAGGTTTACCAGTAAAACACCAAATTGCGTTTAATGCGATTCCTCAAATTGATAAATTTGTAGATAATGGATTTACGTTTGAAGAAATGAAAATGGTGAACGAAACTAAAAAAATTATGGGTGATGAATCATTAGAAATCACAGTAACATGTGTGAGAATCCCCGTTATTTTTGGTCATTCTGAGTCTGTCTATGTAGAATTGCATGAAGATTTTGATGTTGAGGAAGTAAGAACATTACTTTCAGAAGCACCCGGTATCATTGTCGAGGATCTTCCTGAAGAACAGAAATATCCACTGGCAACAGAATGTGCTGGTAAGTTAGATGTTTTTGTTGGACGTATTCGCAAGGATTTGGCGAACCCACGTGGTTTAAATATGTGGATTGTATCTGATAACTTGTTAAAGGGTGCAGCTTGGAATGCAGTACAAATTGCTGAATATATTGCAAAGCAATCATAA
- a CDS encoding dipicolinate synthase subunit B produces the protein MDWKSKTVGFALSGSHCTVEEVLPEIQKFVDEGATVIPIVSSTLKTTDTRFGNAKDWLKKLKEITGNDIISTIVEAEPLGPSKLLDVLVIAPCTGNTTSKLANAMTDSPVIMAAKAQLRNLRPLVLAISTNDGLGLNASNIAKLYNTKNIFFVPYGQDNPEQKPNSLVANMGLVVETCASAIEGNQIQPMIIEYPIN, from the coding sequence ATGGACTGGAAAAGTAAAACAGTAGGATTTGCTTTATCTGGATCACATTGTACGGTGGAAGAAGTGTTGCCTGAAATACAAAAATTTGTAGATGAAGGAGCAACAGTGATACCTATCGTCTCATCTACTCTGAAAACAACGGATACACGTTTTGGCAATGCAAAAGATTGGTTAAAAAAGTTGAAAGAAATCACCGGAAATGATATCATTTCTACAATTGTTGAAGCAGAGCCACTTGGTCCATCTAAATTATTGGATGTGTTGGTCATCGCTCCTTGTACGGGCAATACAACAAGTAAATTAGCCAATGCTATGACAGATTCCCCTGTAATTATGGCTGCAAAAGCTCAACTCCGGAATCTAAGGCCTTTAGTGTTAGCTATCTCAACAAATGATGGGCTAGGATTGAATGCAAGTAATATTGCTAAATTATATAATACTAAAAATATTTTTTTTGTACCATACGGACAGGATAACCCAGAACAAAAACCTAATTCCTTAGTAGCGAACATGGGTCTCGTAGTTGAAACTTGTGCATCTGCTATCGAAGGGAATCAAATTCAACCAATGATCATTGAGTATCCTATTAACTAA
- the dpsA gene encoding dipicolinate synthase subunit DpsA has product MLTGIHVAFLGGDARQLEVIEKFSEMDASITLIGFDNLEPKYSGVKYAELKEDVLKTIDVLILHAVVTNNTGKIDSIFSSKELLLTESHLKSLPKHAKIYTGYSKPYFRNLCQENTVDLIELFERDDVAIYNSIPTAEGAIMMAIENTDITIHGSRCIVLGLGRTGITLARTLKGIGAQVKIGVRKHEHFARAYEMQLNPFLLKNLSTEVTDIDLLFNTIPTMIVTAEVIAHIPHRAVIIDLASKPGGTDFRFAEKRGIKAMIAPGLPGIVAPKTAGQIIAKSLIQLISEDSSEWGND; this is encoded by the coding sequence ATGTTAACAGGAATCCATGTAGCATTTTTAGGCGGGGATGCAAGACAGTTAGAGGTGATTGAGAAGTTTTCCGAAATGGATGCATCCATTACTTTAATTGGATTTGATAATTTAGAACCCAAATATAGTGGGGTAAAATATGCTGAATTAAAGGAAGATGTACTTAAAACCATTGATGTCCTTATTCTTCACGCAGTTGTGACTAATAATACTGGTAAGATAGATTCAATCTTTTCATCAAAAGAATTGCTGCTTACTGAGAGTCATTTAAAGAGCCTTCCTAAACATGCAAAAATATACACTGGATATTCTAAACCATACTTTAGAAACTTATGTCAAGAAAACACAGTTGATCTCATTGAGCTCTTTGAACGTGATGATGTGGCTATTTATAATTCTATACCTACAGCTGAAGGTGCAATCATGATGGCTATTGAAAATACAGATATCACGATTCATGGTTCTAGATGTATTGTTTTAGGACTTGGCAGAACCGGCATTACATTAGCAAGGACTTTAAAGGGTATCGGTGCTCAAGTAAAAATAGGAGTGCGTAAACATGAACATTTTGCAAGAGCATATGAAATGCAGTTGAATCCATTTTTATTGAAGAATTTAAGTACTGAAGTGACTGATATTGACTTGCTTTTTAATACAATTCCAACTATGATAGTCACAGCCGAGGTCATCGCTCATATACCTCATAGAGCAGTTATTATAGATCTTGCCTCAAAACCTGGTGGAACGGATTTTCGTTTTGCAGAAAAAAGAGGTATAAAAGCAATGATTGCCCCAGGACTACCTGGAATTGTAGCACCGAAAACAGCTGGACAGATCATAGCCAAAAGTTTAATTCAGTTGATATCGGAAGATTCTAGTGAATGGGGGAATGATTAA
- the dut gene encoding dUTP diphosphatase — MSFNVQIKKVSTEIEFDLPKKMTTLASGYDLIAAIESPLTIQPGERILVPSGIAISMSNNLEAQVRPRSGLAFKYGITVLNSPGTIDADYRGEIKVLLINHSKEEFIIQPMDRIAQLVFQVIPDVQLIQVNELTVTERGAGGFGHTGINE, encoded by the coding sequence TTGTCATTTAATGTACAAATAAAAAAAGTATCTACAGAAATTGAATTTGATTTACCTAAAAAAATGACAACTTTAGCTAGTGGTTATGATTTAATTGCAGCAATTGAATCTCCATTAACAATACAACCAGGAGAAAGGATATTAGTGCCTTCAGGTATTGCCATTAGCATGTCGAATAACTTAGAAGCACAGGTACGGCCTAGAAGTGGATTAGCATTTAAATATGGGATCACAGTTTTAAATTCTCCGGGGACTATTGATGCAGATTATAGGGGTGAAATAAAAGTTTTACTCATAAATCACAGTAAAGAAGAATTCATCATTCAACCTATGGATCGAATAGCTCAATTGGTTTTCCAAGTCATTCCTGATGTTCAGCTCATTCAAGTAAATGAACTTACGGTTACGGAACGCGGGGCTGGCGGTTTCGGTCATACAGGAATTAATGAATAA
- a CDS encoding insulinase family protein: MKKHHLKNGLRVITEKIPACRSVSFGIWVKTGSRNEGMENNGISHFIEHMLFKGTDQYTAAEIADTFDSIGGNVNAFTSKEYTCYYTKVLDEHLDIALEVLSSMFLNSTMDPNELIKEKNVIYEEISMYDDTPDELVHDLVTIAAYKNHSLAYPILGTENILENLHSEDLQRFMKNHYHLNNTVISVAGNIDDLILEKIEKYFGEFSGHGQSQSPTSPTFEAEQLYHYKDTEQNHICLTLQGCSLKDQQLFTMTLLNNYIGGGMSSRLFQEIRENRGLAYSIYSYHSAFEDSGLFTIYMGTAPKQTKSVLDVTMETLETILLKGMTVEQLKKSKEQLKGSLILSLESTSSRMNRLGKNELMMGKHLSLDEIINKIDSVTTNDVKNLLSKMFSTPFAMAMVGQKEDVFKQFRRDRLVI; the protein is encoded by the coding sequence GTGAAAAAACATCACTTAAAAAACGGATTGCGTGTAATAACTGAAAAAATACCAGCATGCAGATCTGTTTCTTTTGGCATTTGGGTGAAAACAGGTTCTAGAAATGAAGGTATGGAGAATAACGGGATCTCTCATTTTATTGAACATATGTTGTTTAAAGGAACAGATCAATATACAGCCGCAGAAATTGCAGATACATTCGATAGTATTGGTGGAAATGTAAATGCATTTACTTCAAAAGAATATACATGTTATTACACAAAAGTATTAGATGAACATTTAGATATAGCATTAGAAGTACTCTCAAGTATGTTTTTAAATTCTACAATGGATCCTAATGAATTAATCAAAGAGAAAAATGTAATCTATGAGGAAATTTCGATGTATGATGATACACCAGATGAATTAGTTCATGATTTAGTGACGATAGCTGCATATAAAAATCACTCACTTGCTTACCCTATATTAGGGACTGAAAACATTTTAGAAAATTTACATAGTGAAGATTTGCAACGATTTATGAAAAATCATTATCATTTGAATAATACAGTGATCAGTGTAGCTGGTAATATTGATGATTTAATTTTGGAGAAGATAGAAAAATATTTTGGAGAATTTTCAGGTCATGGGCAATCTCAAAGTCCTACTTCTCCTACATTTGAAGCTGAGCAATTATACCATTATAAAGATACTGAACAAAATCATATCTGTTTAACGCTACAGGGCTGCTCTTTAAAAGATCAACAATTATTCACAATGACATTACTAAATAATTATATTGGTGGAGGTATGAGTTCAAGACTATTTCAGGAAATTAGAGAAAATCGAGGTCTTGCATATTCAATCTATTCATACCATAGTGCATTTGAAGATAGTGGGTTGTTTACAATTTATATGGGTACTGCACCAAAACAAACAAAATCAGTGTTAGATGTTACAATGGAAACGTTGGAGACCATTCTTCTTAAAGGTATGACAGTTGAACAACTTAAAAAAAGTAAAGAGCAATTAAAGGGTAGCTTAATTTTAAGCTTAGAGAGTACAAGTAGTAGAATGAATAGACTTGGAAAAAATGAATTAATGATGGGAAAACATCTATCTTTAGATGAAATTATTAATAAAATAGATTCTGTAACGACTAATGATGTTAAAAATTTACTCAGTAAAATGTTTAGTACACCATTCGCAATGGCAATGGTTGGTCAAAAGGAAGATGTGTTTAAACAATTTAGGAGGGATCGCCTTGTCATTTAA
- a CDS encoding polysaccharide deacetylase family protein: MHIKRGWITISLFFILFWLLNQSSALNDYINSVKENNNSLSVYQPQGSNDLLLEKIKEAAEKNNIEPINARIDRVWKAIPGYNGREVNIEKTYYLAMKLNNNQIPFVYKEVEPKIQLEDLEPNAIFKGNPNKKMVSIMVNVSWGTDYIPSILKTLEKENVHSTFFLDGQWINKNIEVAKQIADLGHELSNHAYSHKNMSELNRKEALDEMSKTQVLLKEHFNVDNKLFAPPSGDWDQETVLLANELNMKTIHWTIDTIDWKNPSPDYIIKKISSRLEPGVLILMHPTESSSKALPEMISVIKKEGYVIGTVSDLISSRRMNEVETHFNF, translated from the coding sequence ATGCACATTAAAAGAGGTTGGATAACCATTTCTTTATTTTTTATATTATTTTGGCTCTTGAACCAATCTAGTGCTTTAAATGATTACATTAATAGTGTGAAAGAAAATAATAATTCGTTATCAGTGTATCAACCTCAAGGTTCAAATGATTTGTTATTAGAAAAAATTAAAGAAGCAGCTGAGAAGAATAACATTGAACCCATAAACGCTAGAATTGATCGTGTTTGGAAGGCGATCCCCGGTTACAATGGAAGAGAGGTAAACATAGAGAAAACCTACTATTTAGCCATGAAATTAAATAATAATCAAATTCCTTTTGTTTATAAAGAAGTTGAACCAAAAATCCAACTCGAAGATTTAGAACCTAATGCTATTTTTAAAGGAAACCCCAACAAAAAAATGGTTTCGATAATGGTTAACGTCTCTTGGGGAACAGATTACATTCCGTCAATTTTAAAAACATTAGAAAAAGAAAATGTCCATTCAACCTTTTTTTTAGATGGTCAATGGATTAACAAGAATATAGAAGTTGCAAAACAAATTGCTGATTTGGGTCATGAATTATCCAACCATGCATATTCCCACAAAAATATGAGCGAGTTAAACAGAAAAGAAGCCTTAGATGAGATGTCAAAAACGCAAGTTTTATTAAAGGAACATTTTAATGTAGATAACAAGTTGTTTGCCCCACCTTCAGGAGATTGGGATCAAGAGACCGTATTATTAGCAAATGAACTAAATATGAAAACTATTCATTGGACCATTGATACGATAGATTGGAAAAATCCTAGTCCAGATTATATTATTAAAAAAATATCTTCAAGATTGGAACCAGGAGTGCTTATTCTTATGCACCCTACAGAATCATCTAGTAAAGCATTACCTGAAATGATAAGTGTGATCAAAAAGGAGGGTTATGTCATTGGAACAGTAAGTGATTTAATATCTTCTAGAAGAATGAATGAAGTTGAGACCCATTTTAATTTTTGA